Genomic DNA from Peribacillus simplex NBRC 15720 = DSM 1321:
AAATAGGGATTATATTGAAAAAGAGGAGACGGTTGAATTGATAAAGACGATTGCGATTGATATGGACGGAACATTGCTAAACAAAATGCAAAAGGTCAGTGAGGAAAATAAACACGCTATCCAGAAGGCGCAAAGCGAGGGAGTGGAAGTAATCATTGCTACTGGAAGATCTTATGTGGAAGCAAGGTTCGCCTTAGATGAAGCAGGTATTGTTTGCCCTGTCATCTGTGTAAATGGTGCTGCCCTCTTTACGGAGGAAGGAAAGATTGCCGCTTCCAATCCAATGTCAGCTGCCACTGCTAAAATGGTAGCTGGATTCCTCGAAGAACAAGGGATTTATTTCGAAATATATACGAGTCAGGGAATTTATTCTAAAGACTATGAAAACGCAATATCTGTTTTGGTTGATGTATTCGTTACAGCCAATCCGGACATTGACCCTGAGAGCATGCGGAAATATGCGGAGGAGCGTTTACAGCTTGGACAGGTAACTTCCATTTCCGATTATTCCGAGTTATTTAGCCGTTCGAATGAGGAGTATTATAAAATTCTCAGCTTCTCAAAGGATTTAACTTTATTAAATCAAATTGCTTCGAAATTGCAAGGGCAGGGAGTTACAGTCACTTCATCGGGGCGCGAAAATGTGGAAATCATGAGTGAAACAGCTCAAAAAGGAACGGCACTTGAAACATATGTGAATGGAAAATCCGGCTCGATGAAGGAGACGATGGCTATTGGGGATAATTATAATGATGTATCCATGTTTGAACGGGTAGGTTTGTCAGTCGCAATGGGAAATGCCCCGCTAGAAATAAAAAAACTGTGTGATGAAGTAACAGGAAAGAATGATGAATCCGGTGTAGCGGAGGCCATTTTAAAGGTACTTAAACAGTCAGCCTATTAAACTCATGAATCGAAGGAGGAAAGACTTTTGAAAAGATTGCTCTTATTTTTCCTTATGGTTACATTGATTTTAACTGGTTGTAACATGAATGATGACGACAGCAAAAACCAGCCGAATCCTGACAAAGAAGTGACGGGCACTTTAGGGGAAGATCCGGATGTGCTGGTAACGAACCTGCATGCCCCATGGTCGATTCAGAAGAATGGGGACACAATGTATGTGTCAGAGCGAACAGGAACCATCGTTGAATGGGACAAGGATAAGATGACACGGCAAAAGGTCAACCTTAAAAAGACATTGTCAGCTAAAGCGGAAGCTGGGTTGCTTGGATTTTTGCTAGCTCCCGATTTCTCTAAGAGCGGGCAAGCTTTCGCCTATTATACTTATGAAGAAGGCGGGGATTCCATCAATCGAATCGTCATTTTAGAAAAAAATGATGATAAATGGCAGGAGATGGAGACCTTAATCGACGGAATACCAAGCGGGGACTACCACCATGGCGGCAGGATCAGGATTGGACCGGATGATAAGCTATACGCAACAACAGGTGATGCAAGAAAGCCTGAGATCGCACAGGACATAGATTCTTTAGGCGGGAAGATTCTACGCATGAACCTGGATGGCACCATTCCGAAAGATAATCCTTTCGGGAATTCTTACGTCTATTCATACGGTCACCGCAATCCACAAGGCCTGGCCTGGGATGAGGCAGGACAGTTGTATGAAAGTGAGCACGGAGATTCGGCTCACGATGAATTAAATAAAATTAATCCAGGTAAGAACTATGGCTGGCCAGGGATAGAGGGCGATGAGCAAAAACCTGATATGGTAAAGCCATTGATTCATTCCGGGGAAAATACATGGGCTCCTTCTGGCATGGCCTATTTTGAGGGAAAGCTCTATTTTGCAGCCTTAAGGGGTGAAGCGCTTAAGAGTTATGAAGTAAAGAGCGGAAAACTTACTAATATCATTACGGGCTCAGGAAGGATACGTGATGTATTCGTTGATGAAGAATTCCTTTATTTCATAAGCAATAATACGGACGGCCGAGGAAATTCTGATGAAAAGGATGATAAACTTTATCGTTTGCCACTTTCTCGGTTAAAGGGAAATATGCCCTGAAGTTATTAATGAGAAGTTCGGAGATGTGGTATTGGTGTGGTTCAAAATAGTTTTCGAATGAAATCATTCCGCAACGCAAAGATCAAATATCGGAAGCCTCGCTTTTAATAGCGGGGTTTCCTTTTTGTATATGGCCTCGAAGTATCGGCCCCAAAGAGCATGGCATGGCCCCGATTTGCCCCATACCATTTCGCCCAAACTCACGAGTAAAAGCGTGAAATTCACGAGTAACGCACAAACTTACGGGCAAAGGCATGAAATTCACGAGTACCTGCTCCAAATACACATAGTTCCTCCCC
This window encodes:
- a CDS encoding PQQ-dependent sugar dehydrogenase, with the translated sequence MKRLLLFFLMVTLILTGCNMNDDDSKNQPNPDKEVTGTLGEDPDVLVTNLHAPWSIQKNGDTMYVSERTGTIVEWDKDKMTRQKVNLKKTLSAKAEAGLLGFLLAPDFSKSGQAFAYYTYEEGGDSINRIVILEKNDDKWQEMETLIDGIPSGDYHHGGRIRIGPDDKLYATTGDARKPEIAQDIDSLGGKILRMNLDGTIPKDNPFGNSYVYSYGHRNPQGLAWDEAGQLYESEHGDSAHDELNKINPGKNYGWPGIEGDEQKPDMVKPLIHSGENTWAPSGMAYFEGKLYFAALRGEALKSYEVKSGKLTNIITGSGRIRDVFVDEEFLYFISNNTDGRGNSDEKDDKLYRLPLSRLKGNMP
- a CDS encoding Cof-type HAD-IIB family hydrolase, encoding MIKTIAIDMDGTLLNKMQKVSEENKHAIQKAQSEGVEVIIATGRSYVEARFALDEAGIVCPVICVNGAALFTEEGKIAASNPMSAATAKMVAGFLEEQGIYFEIYTSQGIYSKDYENAISVLVDVFVTANPDIDPESMRKYAEERLQLGQVTSISDYSELFSRSNEEYYKILSFSKDLTLLNQIASKLQGQGVTVTSSGRENVEIMSETAQKGTALETYVNGKSGSMKETMAIGDNYNDVSMFERVGLSVAMGNAPLEIKKLCDEVTGKNDESGVAEAILKVLKQSAY